The following coding sequences are from one Paenibacillus tundrae window:
- a CDS encoding L-lactate MFS transporter produces the protein MKAIISSATNMASTTESTSINRWLIVLGTIIVQMGLGTIYTWSLFNQPLSDRFGWDVSSVAITFSITSFALAFATLFAGRLQERWGLQRLIRIAGILLGLGLVLSSQVTSLTLLYLLAGFVVGFADGTAYITSLSNLIKWFPERKGLISGISVGAFGTGSLLFKYVNSALISSVGPAQAFMYWGIIVLVLIVAGSFLIREAVVRNQAAAGQKEGDQPSNVRQDYTVKEMLRTKEAYMLFVIFFTACMSGLYLIGIVKDIGVQLAGLNAATAANAVAMVAIFNTAGRIILGALSDKVGRMKVIAGALLVTAIAVMTLSLVPLSFGVFFACVAAIAFCFGGNITVFPAIVADYFGLKNQSKNYGVIYQGFGFGALAGSFISALLGGFHLTFIVIAVLCTISLLLACIITPPGQQRRTRQREGKLNLHPSSRAS, from the coding sequence ATGAAAGCAATCATTTCATCAGCAACTAATATGGCATCAACGACTGAATCTACATCCATTAATCGCTGGCTTATCGTACTGGGCACCATTATTGTACAGATGGGTCTAGGTACAATTTACACATGGAGCTTGTTCAACCAACCGCTCTCCGATCGATTCGGATGGGACGTGAGCTCTGTAGCGATCACTTTTTCAATAACGAGTTTTGCATTAGCATTTGCTACATTGTTTGCAGGACGTTTGCAGGAACGATGGGGACTTCAGCGCTTGATTCGTATTGCAGGAATCCTGCTTGGGCTCGGACTTGTTCTTAGTTCTCAAGTTACTTCGTTAACGCTGCTCTATCTTCTGGCTGGATTTGTGGTTGGATTCGCAGACGGTACTGCTTATATCACTTCGTTGTCTAATCTAATTAAGTGGTTTCCCGAGCGCAAAGGTCTGATCTCAGGTATTTCGGTCGGAGCCTTTGGTACAGGCAGTCTTCTGTTCAAATATGTGAATTCTGCACTCATTAGTTCGGTAGGCCCGGCTCAGGCATTTATGTATTGGGGAATCATCGTACTCGTTCTAATCGTGGCAGGCTCGTTCTTGATCCGTGAAGCGGTGGTTCGTAATCAAGCTGCAGCGGGTCAAAAAGAAGGAGACCAGCCCTCGAATGTACGCCAGGATTATACGGTCAAAGAAATGCTGCGTACAAAAGAAGCCTACATGCTGTTTGTTATTTTCTTCACGGCATGTATGAGTGGTCTATACCTTATCGGGATCGTGAAAGACATTGGTGTTCAGCTCGCGGGTTTAAACGCAGCCACGGCTGCTAACGCGGTTGCTATGGTCGCCATATTTAACACGGCTGGTCGCATCATCCTAGGTGCATTGTCGGATAAAGTAGGACGGATGAAGGTTATCGCTGGAGCATTGCTGGTTACAGCGATAGCCGTGATGACGCTGAGTCTGGTTCCGCTAAGTTTTGGAGTGTTCTTCGCCTGTGTGGCAGCCATTGCTTTTTGTTTTGGTGGGAATATCACGGTATTTCCAGCCATTGTGGCAGACTATTTCGGATTGAAAAACCAGAGCAAAAACTATGGTGTCATTTATCAAGGGTTTGGTTTTGGGGCACTTGCCGGATCATTTATCAGCGCATTGCTGGGCGGGTTCCATCTTACCTTTATCGTGATTGCCGTTCTCTGTACGATCTCATTGTTACTTGCATGTATTATCACACCTCCGGGGCAACAACGTCGTACACGTCAGCGGGAAGGAAAGCTGAATCTGCATCCTTCATCCCGGGCAAGCTAA
- a CDS encoding LytR/AlgR family response regulator transcription factor — protein MRALIVEDEILASEELNYLIQEHSQIEVVACLEDGLDVLKFLQEQEVDVIFLDINIPSLDGMTLAHHIGKFARKPYIVFTTAYKEHAVEAFELEALDYILKPYDEKRIAAMLNKLESTFRRDQEQGEHERGMGEGSVQHTTSTHDGSSVLSSVSGTQQVREANSHDVRRINLLRNDNIIVTDTTDIYYAEAQEKVTKVYTKNGEFTMPVSITDFHGRLPQETFFRCHRSYVVNLAQIREIVPWFNNTYLLRLRDLEAEVPVSRGKVKEFRQLMRI, from the coding sequence ATGAGAGCCCTTATTGTTGAAGATGAGATCCTCGCGAGTGAGGAGTTGAATTATTTAATTCAGGAGCATAGCCAGATTGAGGTCGTTGCTTGTCTTGAAGATGGACTGGATGTGCTGAAGTTTCTGCAAGAGCAGGAAGTTGACGTTATTTTTCTGGATATTAACATACCTTCGTTAGACGGCATGACGCTGGCGCATCATATTGGGAAGTTTGCCCGTAAGCCCTACATCGTATTTACGACAGCGTACAAGGAACATGCAGTGGAGGCATTTGAGCTGGAAGCGTTGGATTATATATTGAAGCCTTATGACGAGAAACGGATTGCAGCCATGCTGAACAAGCTGGAATCCACATTCCGCCGGGATCAGGAGCAGGGGGAGCATGAACGTGGTATGGGCGAAGGATCAGTTCAGCATACGACTTCTACACATGACGGCTCGTCGGTATTAAGCTCGGTATCTGGAACGCAACAGGTGAGGGAAGCGAACAGCCATGATGTGAGGCGGATTAACCTGTTACGGAACGACAACATCATTGTGACGGATACTACGGATATTTATTATGCGGAAGCACAGGAAAAGGTAACGAAGGTATACACGAAAAATGGTGAATTTACGATGCCCGTCAGTATTACGGATTTCCATGGACGTTTACCACAGGAAACTTTCTTCCGCTGCCACCGTTCGTATGTGGTTAATCTGGCTCAAATCCGTGAAATTGTGCCTTGGTTTAACAATACTTATCTGTTACGCCTACGTGATCTGGAGGCAGAAGTGCCTGTAAGTCGTGGGAAGGTAAAAGAGTTCAGGCAGCTCATGCGCATTTAG
- a CDS encoding sensor histidine kinase: MLLGLFERAALLIIFLFFLSRVPRFRQILQKGKLRWQEYVAVTLLFCAFAIFGTYTGINVEGSLVNVRIIAVLSGGILFGAPVGIITGIVSGVHRYLIDMDGVTAIPCLITSIIAGLVSGYIHKYTPKSKRWIIGIGAGMICEALTMLLILLYSYPDPLGADIVSQIALPMILGEMNIGLIVLLVQSVEGEKEMIAARQAKLALDIANKTLPYFRSIDEDSLRTICRIIQEDIQADAVAITDTRNVLAYVGFGEERYHIGNEIISEMTKKTISSGEITISNDVIDEKTPDIHSLLIIPLEERGEVTGALKIYYRKAYKITYPLQTMAVGLSQIISTQMEVSRVEEIKAAANKAELRALQTTIHPHFLFNALNAIASSIRTKPDRARELIVNLSGYMRYNLELSDELIDIHKELEQVRNYVEIEKARFGNRLQVIYEIDEVAVHIPSLVIQPLVENAIIHGILKVKGPGTVRIRVQDCPNFVRVGVSDTGSGIHPDIIEQVYHDRMPGNQIGLYNVHRRVKLIYGQGLTITRLEQGTDILFDVPKGDA, encoded by the coding sequence ATGCTGCTTGGGTTGTTTGAACGGGCGGCATTGTTAATTATCTTTTTATTCTTTTTGTCCAGAGTACCCCGATTTCGGCAGATCCTGCAGAAGGGCAAATTAAGGTGGCAGGAATATGTGGCAGTTACACTACTGTTCTGTGCTTTTGCGATTTTCGGGACATATACGGGAATTAATGTAGAGGGTTCTCTTGTCAACGTACGAATCATCGCCGTGTTATCTGGTGGTATTTTGTTTGGAGCGCCAGTGGGGATTATTACAGGGATTGTATCCGGAGTGCACCGTTATTTGATTGATATGGACGGAGTAACGGCTATTCCTTGTCTCATTACAAGTATTATTGCAGGTCTCGTATCGGGTTATATTCACAAGTACACGCCGAAGTCCAAACGCTGGATTATCGGGATCGGCGCTGGCATGATCTGTGAAGCACTGACGATGTTACTTATTTTGTTGTATTCCTATCCAGACCCACTGGGGGCGGATATCGTATCTCAGATTGCACTACCAATGATTCTAGGTGAGATGAATATCGGGCTGATTGTGCTTCTCGTGCAGAGTGTTGAAGGGGAAAAAGAAATGATCGCAGCTCGCCAGGCGAAGCTCGCATTAGATATTGCCAACAAAACGCTGCCGTATTTCCGTTCTATTGACGAAGACTCTCTTCGTACAATCTGCCGAATTATTCAGGAGGACATCCAGGCAGATGCGGTGGCCATTACCGATACACGAAATGTACTCGCTTATGTGGGATTTGGTGAAGAACGGTATCATATCGGAAATGAGATTATTAGTGAGATGACGAAGAAAACGATCTCCAGTGGTGAGATTACTATTAGTAATGATGTGATTGATGAGAAAACGCCGGATATTCACTCCCTGCTTATTATTCCGCTAGAAGAGCGAGGCGAAGTGACTGGAGCACTAAAAATTTATTATCGAAAAGCGTACAAGATCACGTATCCTCTGCAGACCATGGCAGTAGGGCTATCTCAGATTATTTCTACACAGATGGAGGTATCCCGTGTTGAGGAGATTAAGGCTGCTGCGAACAAAGCAGAGCTTAGGGCTCTGCAAACGACCATCCATCCTCATTTTCTGTTTAATGCGTTAAATGCCATTGCCTCCTCCATTCGTACCAAGCCCGATCGAGCAAGGGAGTTAATTGTGAATTTGTCGGGATATATGCGCTATAATCTGGAGCTGTCAGACGAGCTGATCGATATTCATAAGGAATTGGAGCAGGTTCGTAATTATGTGGAAATTGAAAAGGCACGCTTCGGCAACAGGCTGCAAGTGATCTATGAGATTGATGAGGTGGCTGTGCATATTCCAAGTCTGGTGATTCAGCCACTTGTTGAAAATGCCATTATCCACGGTATCCTTAAAGTGAAAGGACCGGGAACAGTGCGCATTCGAGTACAGGATTGTCCTAATTTTGTGCGGGTGGGTGTCAGCGATACAGGATCAGGTATCCATCCAGACATTATTGAACAGGTGTACCATGACCGGATGCCTGGGAATCAGATCGGATTATATAACGTACACCGGCGCGTGAAGCTTATTTATGGACAAGGCTTAACCATTACCCGGCTGGAACAAGGAACAGATATTTTATTTGATGTGCCCAAAGGAGATGCATAA
- a CDS encoding stage VI sporulation protein F yields MGYQQYGISPQLVERIKTKMKNPAVKERIKKLIDGVTKSDLQDRAKVRRLVKSSAVIMNESFSSAQEEQFVAFVIAQKIDPNNTFHLIKLWGMFR; encoded by the coding sequence TTGGGTTATCAACAATATGGAATTAGTCCGCAGTTAGTGGAGCGGATCAAAACAAAGATGAAAAATCCTGCTGTAAAAGAGCGCATCAAAAAACTGATCGATGGAGTAACCAAGTCGGATCTTCAGGATCGTGCAAAGGTGAGAAGACTTGTGAAGTCTTCAGCAGTCATTATGAATGAGAGCTTCTCGTCTGCTCAAGAGGAGCAATTTGTAGCTTTTGTTATCGCACAGAAGATTGACCCAAATAATACGTTCCATCTGATTAAGCTATGGGGAATGTTTAGATAG
- the recG gene encoding ATP-dependent DNA helicase RecG — MKWDEISVKQINGVSALKEGELHAFGISTVKDLLEYYPFRYEDYRLRSLSEVKDGDKITIQGKIMGIPMLQRYGKKSRLTCKVMTEEWMITATWFNRHFLKDQLTPNREIVITGKWEQKRMQMTVSDSEFPDKGEGRTGTLQPVYSVTGKLTQTWMRKTIQQGLVQYGELIPEILPRSLLNKYSLLPRKQAIAGIHHPQDNQEGQRARQRMVYEELFLFQLKMQAYRALNRDRMDGVVHTTDNTTIREFVRSLPFELTDAQKKVELEILHDMRSPYSMNRLLQGDVGSGKTVIAAIALYTTVRSGFQGALMVPTEILAEQHMRSLQKLFEPFGVTVGLLTGSVNGRKRKDLIASLQMGMIDIVVGTHALIQEDVFFRDLGLVVTDEQHRFGVNQRSVLRRKGYNPDVLTMTATPIPRTLAITAFGDIEVSTISERPKGRIPISTYWVKHDKMERVLGFISREVDQGRQAYLICPLIEESEKLDVQNAIDLHVQMQQNFPHYRVGLLHGRMTATEKEEMMRDFYSNDIQLLVSTTVIEVGVDVPNATLMVIMDADRFGLSQLHQLRGRVGRGAHASYCVLIADPKSEVGQERMKVMTETDDGFEVSRRDLDLRGPGDFFGTKQSGLPEFRLADMVADFAVLEQARDDVSSLITDANFWTSIDYAPLREYLQGQQVFQGDLID, encoded by the coding sequence ATGAAATGGGATGAAATATCCGTAAAACAAATCAACGGCGTGAGTGCTCTCAAAGAGGGAGAGCTTCACGCCTTTGGCATCTCTACTGTAAAAGATTTATTAGAATATTATCCGTTCAGATACGAGGATTATCGTCTGCGTTCTCTCAGTGAAGTGAAGGATGGAGACAAGATTACCATTCAGGGCAAAATTATGGGCATTCCTATGCTGCAGAGATACGGGAAGAAATCAAGGCTTACGTGTAAGGTGATGACAGAGGAATGGATGATTACAGCTACGTGGTTTAATCGACATTTCCTGAAAGACCAGCTAACACCTAACCGTGAGATTGTCATCACAGGCAAATGGGAACAAAAGCGCATGCAGATGACGGTATCCGATTCTGAATTTCCCGATAAAGGGGAAGGACGTACAGGTACACTTCAACCTGTATACTCAGTAACGGGTAAGCTCACACAAACGTGGATGCGCAAAACCATTCAGCAAGGACTCGTACAATATGGGGAGTTAATTCCTGAAATTTTGCCTCGAAGCTTATTAAATAAATACAGTCTCTTGCCTCGTAAACAAGCGATTGCTGGAATTCATCATCCACAGGATAACCAGGAAGGCCAGCGAGCCAGACAACGGATGGTGTATGAAGAGCTCTTCTTATTCCAACTTAAAATGCAGGCATATCGTGCTCTTAACCGAGATCGTATGGATGGGGTCGTGCATACGACGGATAATACGACCATTCGCGAATTTGTACGTAGTTTGCCGTTTGAGCTCACAGATGCACAGAAGAAGGTAGAGCTTGAAATTTTGCATGATATGCGCTCGCCGTATTCGATGAACCGTCTGCTTCAGGGAGATGTAGGGTCAGGCAAAACCGTCATTGCGGCGATTGCCCTCTACACCACGGTGCGGTCTGGGTTTCAGGGAGCTCTAATGGTGCCTACGGAGATTCTGGCAGAGCAGCATATGAGGTCATTGCAAAAGCTGTTCGAACCGTTTGGGGTGACCGTTGGACTGCTTACAGGTAGTGTGAACGGCCGCAAACGTAAAGATCTGATTGCTTCTTTGCAAATGGGCATGATTGATATCGTGGTAGGCACGCATGCTCTGATTCAGGAGGATGTATTCTTCCGTGATTTAGGACTCGTGGTAACCGATGAGCAGCACCGTTTCGGTGTGAATCAGCGCAGTGTTCTCCGCCGTAAGGGATATAACCCGGATGTGTTGACGATGACAGCTACGCCGATTCCTAGGACACTGGCGATTACGGCTTTTGGCGACATTGAAGTATCTACGATCTCAGAGCGACCTAAAGGGCGTATCCCGATCTCCACCTACTGGGTGAAGCATGACAAGATGGAGCGAGTGCTGGGCTTTATATCTCGAGAAGTGGATCAGGGGCGGCAAGCATATCTGATCTGTCCACTCATTGAAGAATCGGAGAAGCTGGACGTTCAGAATGCGATTGATCTGCATGTACAGATGCAGCAGAATTTTCCTCACTATCGTGTGGGTTTGCTTCATGGACGAATGACGGCGACGGAAAAAGAGGAAATGATGCGTGACTTTTACAGTAACGATATTCAGCTGCTCGTTTCGACGACGGTCATCGAGGTAGGGGTAGATGTACCTAATGCTACGCTTATGGTGATCATGGATGCGGATCGTTTCGGTCTGTCACAGCTTCACCAGCTTCGGGGCCGTGTTGGCCGTGGGGCTCATGCTTCCTACTGTGTACTCATTGCTGATCCGAAGTCAGAAGTTGGACAAGAACGCATGAAGGTCATGACGGAAACGGATGATGGCTTCGAGGTGTCTCGGCGCGATCTGGATTTGCGAGGTCCTGGTGATTTCTTCGGCACCAAGCAGAGCGGATTGCCCGAGTTTCGATTGGCAGATATGGTTGCTGACTTTGCAGTATTGGAGCAGGCCAGAGATGACGTCTCCAGTTTAATTACCGATGCAAACTTCTGGACATCCATCGACTACGCACCACTGCGTGAGTATTTACAGGGGCAACAAGTGTTCCAAGGCGACCTCATCGATTAA
- a CDS encoding DegV family protein, translated as MSHKVAIVTDSTADIPEELIRKYGIHVVPLRVLFGEETYADGVELTPEEFYTKLGKAATLPTTSQPSPTEFMNVYQSLLDEDPERAIVSIHLSSGMSGTYQSALLGKSLLEREGDITVLDSKSASYGYGLLVVQAAELALQGKSAADIASAVEGMHRTRKLFFLVDTLEYLQKGGRIGKAAAIFGTLLNIKPILSIDEEGIIYAVEKVRGQKKAMARIIELFQQDFAGKRVNVAIGHTADPGSAIACAEQLRGHFTLNEVVYTNIGAVIGSHVGPGVIAIFMWPVPE; from the coding sequence GTGAGCCATAAGGTTGCGATTGTAACGGATAGTACAGCAGATATACCGGAAGAACTGATTCGCAAGTATGGGATTCATGTTGTGCCGTTGCGTGTATTGTTTGGTGAAGAAACGTATGCTGACGGAGTTGAACTGACCCCAGAGGAGTTTTATACGAAACTTGGAAAGGCTGCGACATTGCCAACGACGTCACAGCCTTCTCCAACCGAGTTCATGAACGTATATCAGTCACTGCTGGATGAGGATCCGGAACGTGCCATCGTATCCATTCACTTGTCGTCTGGCATGAGTGGCACGTATCAGTCTGCTCTGCTTGGCAAGTCTCTGTTAGAGCGTGAAGGTGACATTACGGTGCTGGACTCCAAGTCGGCATCTTATGGATATGGTTTGCTGGTGGTGCAGGCCGCTGAGCTTGCCTTACAGGGCAAATCAGCAGCCGACATTGCTAGTGCTGTAGAAGGCATGCACCGGACTCGTAAGCTGTTCTTCCTTGTGGATACGCTGGAGTATCTACAGAAAGGCGGTCGGATCGGCAAAGCGGCAGCGATTTTTGGAACGCTTTTGAATATTAAGCCAATTCTATCTATCGATGAAGAAGGCATTATTTATGCCGTTGAGAAGGTCAGAGGTCAAAAAAAGGCCATGGCTCGCATCATTGAGCTGTTTCAGCAGGATTTCGCGGGTAAACGCGTGAATGTGGCAATCGGCCACACCGCAGATCCCGGATCAGCCATTGCTTGTGCAGAGCAGTTACGTGGGCATTTTACACTGAATGAGGTAGTGTATACCAACATCGGCGCTGTCATCGGTAGCCATGTCGGTCCTGGTGTAATTGCGATCTTTATGTGGCCTGTTCCGGAATGA
- a CDS encoding DAK2 domain-containing protein, with translation MSIRSLNGTDFTAMVLAGAEQLGQHAEHVNSLNVFPVPDGDTGTNMNLTMSAGVAEIKRKSSASIGEAAGILSKGLLMGARGNSGVILSQLFRGFSRSAAPYEELNTIQFAAALQNGVDAAYKAVVKPVEGTILTVAKEAAKHANYYARRTNDITELMNEVLLKAKEALAMTPELLPVLKQVGVVDSGGQGLVYIYEGFMEVLLQQDGGSLTTLPKEVQPSVSSSALKPAAKPEVTPAKPVQQVIAPEMPLSAQARLVTEDIEFLYDMEFFINRQLGDNAGVTFDEDVFRKALSVNGDSIIIIADDEIIKVHVHSKTPGDVLNLALRYGEITQIHILNMREQHRDLLTAGMDIAPSPELFAEIPPEVSRSHEEAVPPADEMAPYGFIAVSSGEGIAEIFRSLGVDVVLSGGQTMNPSTEDFVKAVRSIAAEQIFILPNNSNIVLAAEQARELLEDERRITVIPSKTIPQGMAAAFAFQEDESAEVNRDQMLDALARVQSGQVTHAVRDTQYDELDIKEGHYIGIHNSKIVATDEDLLQACQGLLARMLESGDEVVTLLEGEEASSEVTTALVAWLEEQYPDAEVEVHAGGQPVYYYLFSVES, from the coding sequence TTGAGTATACGTTCTTTAAATGGAACAGATTTCACCGCAATGGTACTTGCCGGAGCGGAACAACTTGGGCAGCATGCAGAGCACGTCAATTCCCTGAATGTGTTCCCTGTGCCAGATGGCGACACGGGAACGAACATGAATTTGACAATGAGTGCAGGAGTTGCTGAGATTAAACGCAAGAGCTCTGCCTCAATCGGAGAAGCTGCTGGTATTTTATCGAAAGGCCTGCTTATGGGTGCTCGCGGCAATTCCGGAGTTATTTTATCTCAATTGTTCCGAGGATTCAGCCGTTCCGCTGCGCCTTACGAGGAACTGAATACAATCCAATTTGCAGCAGCCCTCCAGAACGGTGTGGATGCAGCATACAAAGCAGTGGTAAAGCCTGTAGAAGGCACCATTCTGACCGTAGCTAAGGAAGCTGCTAAGCATGCCAACTATTACGCTAGACGGACGAATGATATTACTGAATTAATGAATGAAGTATTGTTAAAAGCAAAAGAAGCACTGGCGATGACTCCAGAATTGCTGCCTGTACTGAAACAGGTAGGGGTTGTGGATTCAGGTGGTCAGGGGCTTGTATATATTTACGAAGGTTTCATGGAAGTTTTATTGCAGCAAGATGGAGGAAGCCTGACGACTCTGCCAAAAGAAGTTCAACCTTCGGTATCGTCTTCCGCGCTCAAACCTGCTGCGAAGCCAGAAGTAACACCTGCTAAACCTGTACAACAGGTTATCGCGCCAGAGATGCCCTTATCGGCACAGGCTAGACTTGTTACGGAAGATATCGAATTCCTGTATGATATGGAATTTTTCATTAACCGTCAGCTTGGCGACAACGCAGGAGTCACATTCGATGAGGATGTTTTCCGGAAAGCGTTATCAGTGAACGGAGACTCCATTATCATTATTGCCGATGATGAAATCATCAAAGTGCATGTGCATTCCAAGACGCCTGGCGATGTATTAAACCTGGCTCTACGCTATGGTGAAATTACGCAGATTCACATTCTGAACATGCGTGAACAGCATAGAGACCTGCTTACGGCTGGCATGGATATCGCGCCTTCGCCTGAACTGTTCGCAGAGATTCCACCAGAAGTGTCGCGTAGTCACGAGGAAGCTGTACCACCTGCGGATGAGATGGCACCATATGGATTTATCGCTGTATCTTCAGGTGAAGGGATTGCTGAGATTTTCCGTAGCCTCGGTGTGGATGTCGTTCTGTCTGGTGGACAAACGATGAATCCGAGCACGGAGGATTTTGTGAAAGCGGTGCGTTCAATTGCAGCGGAACAAATTTTTATTTTGCCGAACAATTCTAATATCGTACTTGCTGCAGAGCAGGCACGTGAATTGCTGGAGGATGAACGCCGTATTACTGTCATTCCAAGTAAGACCATTCCACAAGGTATGGCGGCTGCATTTGCTTTCCAGGAAGATGAATCGGCTGAGGTGAATCGGGATCAGATGCTGGATGCTCTGGCACGGGTGCAATCTGGTCAAGTAACTCATGCGGTGAGAGATACTCAGTATGATGAGCTGGATATTAAAGAAGGTCATTATATTGGAATTCACAACTCCAAAATCGTGGCTACGGATGAAGACCTGTTGCAGGCCTGCCAAGGTTTGCTTGCACGCATGCTAGAGAGTGGGGACGAGGTTGTTACCCTGCTTGAAGGAGAAGAAGCGTCTTCTGAGGTTACAACTGCACTGGTTGCTTGGCTCGAAGAGCAGTATCCGGATGCTGAGGTAGAGGTACATGCTGGAGGACAGCCTGTTTACTATTATTTGTTCTCTGTAGAGTCTTAG
- the rpmB gene encoding 50S ribosomal protein L28 translates to MSRKCYVTGKKPGTGNHVSHANNRNRRSWGVNVQKVRILVNGKPKRVYVSTRALKAGKVTRV, encoded by the coding sequence ATGTCTCGCAAATGTTATGTGACAGGTAAGAAACCGGGCACCGGTAACCACGTATCCCACGCTAACAACCGTAACCGTCGTTCTTGGGGCGTAAACGTTCAGAAGGTCCGCATTCTCGTGAACGGCAAACCGAAACGTGTATACGTAAGCACCCGTGCACTGAAAGCCGGTAAAGTGACTCGCGTATAA
- the spoVM gene encoding stage V sporulation protein SpoVM translates to MKFYTFKLPKFLGGFVKAILNTFQKN, encoded by the coding sequence ATGAAATTTTACACGTTCAAACTGCCGAAGTTTTTGGGAGGGTTTGTAAAGGCGATTCTTAATACGTTTCAAAAGAACTGA
- the rpe gene encoding ribulose-phosphate 3-epimerase has product MIKIAPSILSADFARLGAEVAEAQTAGGDWIHVDVMDGHFVPNITLGSAIVKAIAPHTSLPLDVHLMIENPERYVEEFAKAGAAVITVHAEACVHLHRVIHLIKEQGVKAGVALNPGTPASAIQEVLDDVDLVLVMTVNPGFGGQAFISGTMNKIKQIRSWLNEKGRHDVHIEVDGGIAADTAPLVVEAGADVLVAGSAVFGREDRAAAITDIRNSYGG; this is encoded by the coding sequence ATGATTAAAATTGCCCCATCCATTTTATCTGCTGACTTTGCCCGTCTTGGTGCAGAAGTAGCGGAAGCTCAAACCGCAGGTGGAGACTGGATTCACGTTGATGTCATGGACGGTCACTTTGTCCCTAATATTACGCTTGGTTCTGCAATTGTAAAAGCCATTGCGCCTCATACGAGCTTGCCGCTTGATGTGCATCTGATGATTGAGAATCCAGAGCGGTATGTTGAGGAGTTTGCCAAAGCAGGCGCTGCAGTCATTACTGTTCATGCTGAAGCTTGTGTGCACCTTCACCGTGTTATTCACTTGATCAAAGAACAAGGTGTAAAAGCAGGCGTTGCTCTGAATCCGGGTACACCTGCAAGTGCAATTCAAGAAGTACTTGATGATGTGGATTTAGTGCTGGTCATGACGGTTAACCCGGGGTTCGGTGGACAAGCCTTCATCTCCGGAACAATGAACAAAATAAAGCAAATTCGCAGTTGGCTGAATGAAAAAGGACGTCATGACGTTCATATTGAAGTGGATGGCGGAATCGCTGCCGATACGGCTCCACTCGTGGTGGAAGCTGGTGCAGATGTGCTCGTTGCAGGAAGTGCAGTATTTGGACGTGAAGATCGTGCAGCTGCAATTACTGACATTCGCAACAGCTACGGGGGCTAA
- the rsgA gene encoding ribosome small subunit-dependent GTPase A, whose translation MPEGIIVKALSGYYYVMPLEDNGVPSVEGSAVQCRARGIFRKRGTSPLVGDRVSYMLTENGEGTVDEIKKRDTELIRPPVANVNLAVLLFSVKEPDMNLNLLDKFLVHIEQAGLDALIVVTKQDLANSEADDKDTVAEVKALYEQIGYEVISTSSRTGEGSEMLKERLAGKISVFAGQSGVGKSSMLNALMPGLTLETSEISMRLGRGRHTTRHVELIPLDNGGFVADTPGFSQLDFLEIGVEELSTCFREFAQYADQCKFRGCTHTHEPSCKVLEAKEEGLIAESRYRHYELFLTEMKDKKRRY comes from the coding sequence ATGCCTGAAGGTATCATCGTTAAAGCGCTAAGCGGTTACTACTATGTCATGCCACTGGAAGATAACGGGGTGCCTTCGGTTGAAGGCTCTGCCGTTCAATGCCGAGCTAGAGGCATTTTTAGGAAGCGGGGTACTTCACCGCTTGTGGGTGACCGTGTTAGCTACATGTTGACTGAGAATGGGGAAGGAACAGTAGATGAAATTAAAAAGCGTGACACGGAACTGATCCGTCCTCCTGTGGCTAATGTCAATCTGGCTGTTCTCCTATTCTCCGTCAAGGAACCGGATATGAATCTGAATCTTCTGGACAAGTTCCTGGTTCATATCGAACAGGCAGGGCTGGATGCGCTTATCGTCGTAACGAAGCAAGACTTAGCTAATTCAGAAGCAGATGACAAAGATACTGTCGCTGAAGTTAAGGCGCTCTATGAACAGATTGGTTATGAAGTCATCTCTACCAGTTCGCGAACCGGGGAAGGCAGTGAAATGCTGAAGGAACGGCTGGCAGGTAAGATTAGCGTATTTGCTGGTCAATCCGGGGTAGGTAAGTCTTCCATGCTGAATGCTTTGATGCCAGGTCTTACGTTGGAAACGAGTGAGATCAGCATGCGTCTAGGGCGAGGCAGACACACCACTAGGCACGTGGAGTTAATTCCACTGGATAATGGGGGCTTTGTTGCCGATACTCCTGGTTTCAGCCAGCTGGACTTTCTAGAGATTGGTGTAGAGGAGCTATCTACCTGTTTCCGTGAATTTGCTCAGTATGCAGATCAGTGTAAATTCCGAGGCTGTACACACACCCACGAACCGTCATGCAAGGTACTTGAAGCTAAGGAAGAAGGACTAATCGCCGAAAGCCGGTACCGGCACTATGAGTTGTTTCTTACAGAAATGAAAGACAAGAAGCGGAGGTACTAA